AGGAGTACACCCTCGATCTGCACGAACTCGAGCTTTCGACGACGCTCAACCGCGCCCAGCGCGCGATGGCCGAGATTCAGGGCGGCGAGACCGCAAAGGTCAGCCACGTCGTCTACCCGCTCATGCAGTGTCTGGACATCGAATATCTCGACCTCGATCTGGCCGTCGGCGGACTTGACCAGCGCAAGGTCCACATGCTCGCCCGCGAGGAACTGCCCGAACTCGGCTACGACGTCCGGCCCGCACTTCACACCCCGATCGTCGCCGATCTCACCAGCGGCGAGGGCAAGATGTCCTCGAGCGAGGGAGTTACGATCTCGATGGAGGACTCGACGGACGATCTCGAGGAGAAGGTCAACTCGGCCTTTTGTCCACCGACGCGGGATCCGGAGGGCGACCTCGAGAACCCAGTCCTCGAACTGTTCGAGTACCACGTCTTCCCGCGCTTCGAGGAAGTCGTCGTCGAGCGTCCCGACAAGTACGGTGGCGACCTGACCTACGAGGCCTACGAGGATCTGGCCGCGGACCTCGAGTCCGGCGAACTCCACCCCGCCGATGCGAAGGGGACGCTCGCGACTTACCTCGACGAACTGATCGCGCCGGGACGGGAGAAGTTGCTCGAGATCCGGGACTGAGCGGTCGGCCGGTTGACCAATCGGTCGACTGATCGACTAGTGGCCTAATCGACGGACTAGACCTCTTTGTTACACCGGCAGCGTGTCAGAATTTCGGCGATGCGTTGACGCTCGTTCGACGTGAGGGTAGGGTATGTCGTTTCATCTCACATCGGAACAGGAAGCCATCCGCGACGCGGTTCGGGAGTTCGGCGCCGAAGAGATCCGGCCGATCGCGGCGGAGTACGAAGCCGAGCAGCGGTACCCCGCGGATCTGCTGTCGAACGCGGCTGAACTCGACCTCGTCGCGCCACACGTCCCCGAGGCCTACGGCGGGGCCGGGATGGACGCGATTTCGACGGCCATCGTCACCGAACAGCTGTGGCGCGCCGATCCCGGCGTCGGCGGCTCGATCGCCGCGGCCGACTTCGGGACCGGGATGCTCCTCGAGTACGGCGACGAGTGGATGTGCGAGAAGTGGCTGCCGAAGGTGACGGCCGGCGAGACACCCATTGCGACGGGAATTTCGGAACCCGCACACGGCTCGAACGTGGCGGGGATGGAAACCCGTGCCGAAAAGGATGGTGATGAGTGGGTCATCAACGGCCAGAAAATGTGGATCACGAACGGCACCGTGGCGGACGTGACGATCATCATGGCCAAGACCTCGCCGGAGCAGGGACACGGCGGAATCACCGCGTTTCTCACGCCGACCGCCGTCGACGGCTACGACGCGACGCGGATCACGAACAAGTTGGGGATCAAAGCGCAGGACACCGCGGAAATCGTTCTCGACGGGCTTCGCGTTCCGGAGGAAAACGTCGTCGGCGAGGTCGACCGGGGCTTTTACCAGCTGATGGAGTTCTTCGCACCTGCCCGCGTCGACGTCGCCGCGCAGGCGACCGGGGTGGCACAGGCCGCACTCGAGGAGGCGATCTCCTACGCCACCGAGCGCGAGCAGTTCGATCGGAAGATTTCGGAGTTTCAGGCGATTCGGCACACACTCGCCGAGATGGCGACGAGCGTGGAGGCCGGTCGATCGCTGGCGTATCGGGCGGCGGCGAGCCTCGAGTCGGGCGACACCGACCGAGCGACGCGACTCGCCTCGATGGCGAAACTGTTCGCGAGCGAGCGCGCCGTCGAGGTCACCGACGACGCGCTGCAGGTTCACGGGGGAGCGGGCTATGTCTCCGATCATCCAGTCGAGCGGTTCTACCGGGACGCCCGGGTCACGAAGATCTACGACGGAACGAGCGAGATTCAGAAGGGGATTATCGCCGATCAGTTGCTCTAGACGAGGCTGTTCCGGGCCAATTTTTGCGAGAAGTAACGGTGACGTCGAATACGCTGCTCGCGCTGGCAACGATGATTTCCACGTCCTCCCCAGCCGATTCGTTCGCTCGCCCTGCTCGCTCACTCATCCCTCGCGCAAATCGTCACCCGCCCTCGCTATCGCTCGGTCGGCCGACGGCGCGCGCCACCGCACGTGGTTCGATTGGCTTCGGATCCCGCCGATTCAAGTACGAGCGCACCCCTCTCGAGTGCATGACCACGAACGAGACGCGACGATCGATCCTCGAGGCGCTCGCGGCGGGCCCGGTGTCGGGACCGCAACTGGCCGAGTCGCTCGACGTCTCGCGGGCGGCCGTCTGGAAACACATCGACGCGCTCCGCGATGCCGGTTTCGAAATCGAGAGCGGGCCGAATGGGTACGAACTGGCCGCGGTGACGGCGTACAACGGTCCCGCGGTCGAGTACGAACTCGAGGCCCCGTTCTCGATCGAGTACCACGACTCGATCGGGAGCACGAACGATCGCGCGCGCGAGTTGGCATCCGAGGGTGCGACCGACGTGGTCGTGCTCGCGGACGAACAGGTCGGCGGACGGGGACGCTTAGAGCGCGAGTGGTCGGCTCCCTCGGGCGGCGTGTGGCTGAGTATCGTTACGCGACCCGATATCGCGCCCGCGCAGGCACCGTTGTACACACTCGCGGTGTCGGTCGCGACGGCGCGGGCGGCCCGCGAGGCCGGCGTCGACGCGCGGATCAAGTGGCCCAACGACGTGGTCGTGCCCGTCGGCGAAGACGGTGAGTATCGCAAGCTCTCTGGGATCCTGACGGAGATGGAAGGCGAGACGGATCGCGT
Above is a window of Natronorubrum tibetense GA33 DNA encoding:
- a CDS encoding acyl-CoA dehydrogenase family protein; this encodes MSFHLTSEQEAIRDAVREFGAEEIRPIAAEYEAEQRYPADLLSNAAELDLVAPHVPEAYGGAGMDAISTAIVTEQLWRADPGVGGSIAAADFGTGMLLEYGDEWMCEKWLPKVTAGETPIATGISEPAHGSNVAGMETRAEKDGDEWVINGQKMWITNGTVADVTIIMAKTSPEQGHGGITAFLTPTAVDGYDATRITNKLGIKAQDTAEIVLDGLRVPEENVVGEVDRGFYQLMEFFAPARVDVAAQATGVAQAALEEAISYATEREQFDRKISEFQAIRHTLAEMATSVEAGRSLAYRAAASLESGDTDRATRLASMAKLFASERAVEVTDDALQVHGGAGYVSDHPVERFYRDARVTKIYDGTSEIQKGIIADQLL
- a CDS encoding biotin--[acetyl-CoA-carboxylase] ligase → MTTNETRRSILEALAAGPVSGPQLAESLDVSRAAVWKHIDALRDAGFEIESGPNGYELAAVTAYNGPAVEYELEAPFSIEYHDSIGSTNDRARELASEGATDVVVLADEQVGGRGRLEREWSAPSGGVWLSIVTRPDIAPAQAPLYTLAVSVATARAAREAGVDARIKWPNDVVVPVGEDGEYRKLSGILTEMEGETDRVDWIVVGPGINANIDTDALPEGATSIRDEVGDVDRRRFVQRLLEEFDRYRTDLEAVVPAWRELALTLGQRVRVERATGEIVGEAVDVTESGALVIETEDGQETVAAGDCEHLRPV
- a CDS encoding tyrosine--tRNA ligase — translated: MDTYDLIMRNAEEVVTDEEVRELADDPAGKRAYVGYEPSGVLHLGHLLTANKLIDLQEAGMEVVVLLADVHAYLNGKGTFEEIRDTAEQMKAQFVAYGLDEDNTEFVYGSEFQLDEEYTLDLHELELSTTLNRAQRAMAEIQGGETAKVSHVVYPLMQCLDIEYLDLDLAVGGLDQRKVHMLAREELPELGYDVRPALHTPIVADLTSGEGKMSSSEGVTISMEDSTDDLEEKVNSAFCPPTRDPEGDLENPVLELFEYHVFPRFEEVVVERPDKYGGDLTYEAYEDLAADLESGELHPADAKGTLATYLDELIAPGREKLLEIRD